From the Pseudomonadota bacterium genome, one window contains:
- a CDS encoding polysaccharide biosynthesis tyrosine autokinase, producing the protein MTPEPTQHEQGKQTGGGDVPLTEYLLVLLDEWRTLLFPVVLAALAAAGYLLTAVPRYSSSGVVQVSSEDNSTTSMLFDLTGMGRPSPVETEVEILRSRSIIANAARKVGLNIDQEMPPYIFDLGVSLFGKSPVSPELKALRHVVRDVTVEDWVDRVLDAELQVAADGSVTAKVQGAAKSTVPPGGTYDAEGVSFRVAEHRGERPSGTTAVKLVPDDIIMENLLKRMSIEAMGGRKETNLVRVSMSYEDRAVARDLVNAVMDDYLEFALSWRTERADKTAKFVEGQLEAVRQSLEAVELELQGFIESAGAVALPEQATGLIEGGAELELELRKTRIQEDLLSMVSSEMSRAERKNQPVALSGDFLFDDELLGKSIGLLNELEMKRETLLADATATHPEVKRLEEEIRRVRGQVHEYIQASRDRIRERRHGIAKALDDIQGELSMFPDKERRMATLRRNLEVSQELYTFLLTKLEESRILRASTTTDKRIVDSATTAYKRETPKRMTTIGLALAVGLMLGVGLVFLRRAFDPRIRDEEEAKAITRIPVYGAIPNLKHLGLINGKQAAIDPIWEAPKGPGAESFRTLRTNVEFAQVGDKRLQVVQVTSSEPGEGKSTVIANLAVALAKAGHRVIVVDLDLRKPVQHRFWGVPRTPGLTDHIVGRTALPLHDVQKWGVHVVPAGHEPPESQRLLASESLATLVARWRTEYDYVLLDTPPLLIADSLVISRLSDMVLFVVRPRLCRRAAIKMASQTCRKMDLVRGVVINGVLTRRGGYYHYYRGSYYGSKTTDTQES; encoded by the coding sequence TTGACCCCGGAGCCCACCCAGCACGAGCAAGGCAAGCAGACCGGCGGCGGCGACGTCCCGCTCACCGAGTACCTGCTCGTGCTCCTGGACGAGTGGCGCACGCTCCTCTTTCCCGTCGTGCTCGCCGCGCTCGCCGCGGCCGGGTATCTGCTCACGGCCGTGCCGCGCTACAGCTCGTCCGGCGTGGTGCAGGTCTCGTCCGAGGACAACTCGACCACCTCGATGCTGTTCGATCTGACCGGCATGGGCCGGCCGTCGCCGGTCGAGACCGAGGTGGAGATCCTGCGCTCGCGGAGCATCATCGCGAACGCGGCGCGCAAGGTGGGGCTGAACATCGACCAGGAGATGCCGCCGTACATCTTCGACTTGGGCGTCTCCCTGTTCGGCAAGTCGCCGGTGAGCCCGGAGCTCAAGGCGCTGCGGCACGTCGTGCGCGACGTGACGGTCGAGGACTGGGTCGACCGCGTCCTGGACGCCGAGCTCCAGGTGGCCGCGGACGGGAGCGTGACCGCGAAGGTCCAGGGCGCGGCGAAGTCCACCGTGCCGCCGGGCGGAACGTACGACGCGGAGGGCGTCAGCTTCCGTGTTGCCGAGCACCGGGGCGAGCGGCCTTCGGGGACGACCGCCGTGAAGCTCGTGCCCGACGACATCATCATGGAGAACCTGCTCAAGCGGATGTCCATAGAGGCAATGGGGGGCCGTAAGGAGACGAACCTCGTGCGCGTCTCCATGAGCTACGAGGATCGCGCCGTGGCCCGCGACCTCGTGAACGCGGTGATGGACGACTACCTCGAGTTCGCGCTCTCGTGGCGCACCGAGCGAGCGGACAAGACCGCCAAGTTCGTGGAGGGCCAGCTCGAGGCGGTGCGGCAGAGCCTCGAGGCGGTGGAGCTCGAGCTACAGGGGTTCATCGAGAGCGCGGGCGCGGTGGCGCTCCCCGAGCAGGCGACCGGCCTCATCGAGGGCGGCGCGGAGCTCGAGCTCGAGCTGCGCAAGACGCGCATCCAGGAGGATCTCCTCTCCATGGTGTCGTCCGAGATGTCGCGCGCCGAGAGGAAGAACCAGCCGGTCGCGCTCTCGGGCGACTTCCTGTTCGACGACGAGCTGCTCGGCAAGTCGATAGGCCTGCTCAACGAGCTCGAGATGAAGCGCGAGACGCTGCTCGCGGACGCGACCGCGACGCACCCGGAGGTGAAGCGGCTCGAGGAGGAGATCCGCCGCGTCCGGGGCCAGGTGCACGAGTACATCCAGGCGTCGCGCGACAGGATCCGCGAGCGGCGCCACGGCATCGCCAAGGCGCTCGACGACATCCAGGGCGAGCTCTCCATGTTCCCGGACAAGGAGCGCCGGATGGCGACCCTGCGCCGCAACCTCGAGGTGAGCCAGGAGCTGTACACGTTCCTGCTGACAAAGCTCGAGGAGTCGCGGATCCTGCGCGCCTCCACCACCACCGACAAGCGGATCGTCGACTCGGCGACCACGGCGTACAAGCGCGAGACGCCCAAGCGGATGACGACGATCGGCCTCGCGCTCGCCGTGGGGCTCATGCTCGGCGTCGGGCTCGTGTTCCTGCGCCGGGCGTTCGATCCGAGGATTCGCGACGAGGAAGAGGCGAAGGCGATCACGCGCATCCCGGTGTACGGCGCGATCCCGAACCTCAAGCACCTCGGGCTCATCAACGGCAAGCAGGCGGCGATCGATCCGATCTGGGAGGCGCCCAAGGGGCCGGGCGCCGAGTCGTTCCGCACGCTGCGCACGAACGTCGAGTTCGCACAGGTCGGCGACAAGAGGCTCCAGGTCGTGCAGGTGACGTCGTCCGAGCCGGGCGAGGGCAAGTCGACCGTGATCGCGAACCTCGCGGTGGCGCTCGCCAAGGCCGGGCACCGCGTCATCGTCGTGGATCTCGACTTGAGGAAGCCGGTGCAGCACAGGTTCTGGGGCGTCCCGCGCACGCCCGGGCTCACGGATCACATCGTCGGCCGCACCGCGCTGCCGCTGCACGACGTCCAGAAGTGGGGCGTGCACGTCGTGCCGGCCGGCCACGAGCCGCCCGAGTCGCAGCGGCTGCTCGCGTCCGAGAGCCTCGCGACGCTCGTCGCGAGGTGGCGCACGGAGTACGACTACGTCCTGCTCGACACGCCGCCCCTGCTCATCGCCGACTCGCTCGTCATCTCGCGGCTCTCGGACATGGTGCTGTTCGTCGTGCGGCCGCGCCTCTGCCGCAGGGCCGCCATCAAGATGGCGAGCCAGACCTGCCGCAAGATGGATCTCGTGCGCGGCGTCGTGATCAACGGCGTCCTCACCCGCCGCGGCGGCTACTACCACTACTACCGCGGCTCCTACTACGGATCGAAGACCACGGACACGCAGGAGAGCTGA
- a CDS encoding polysaccharide biosynthesis/export family protein: MTVRVLELRRAACAAVLLAAAAMPACGPHPQGKEGKIEDLYADPEADGEATPLSSAALTVEKIETELPAQVDEYKIGPNDVLNIVVLEHEELSSIRDFNKGIVGTVVKKDGFIYVPIIGKVQAAGYTVQEFQEVLQEHLRKYVVDPQLSVDILKYESQKFYVLGFVKEPGAFPVDGNTRLLEAIGLAKGVLPEGAIDRGYFVRGRSLLPIDLADLLLRGDTSRNVYMQDGDLVYIPSGKDQKVYVLGEVVRPGAVPLENGRLSLAQAIAEVGGILPVEARKRSIKLIRGSWQEPTVYTLQYDTILETGDRIILRAGDRVVVAPTGLTQLSRYMQQILPLLTGADTSLDIAGKSKALAE; the protein is encoded by the coding sequence ATGACGGTCAGGGTGCTCGAGCTCCGGCGCGCCGCTTGCGCCGCCGTACTGCTCGCCGCGGCGGCGATGCCCGCGTGCGGCCCCCACCCGCAGGGCAAAGAGGGCAAGATCGAGGATCTGTACGCCGATCCGGAGGCGGACGGGGAGGCAACCCCCCTGTCGAGCGCGGCGCTGACCGTGGAGAAGATCGAGACCGAGCTCCCGGCGCAGGTCGACGAGTACAAGATCGGCCCGAACGACGTGCTCAACATCGTCGTTCTCGAGCACGAGGAGCTCTCCTCCATCCGCGACTTCAACAAGGGGATCGTCGGCACGGTGGTCAAGAAGGACGGCTTCATCTACGTGCCGATCATCGGCAAGGTGCAGGCCGCGGGCTACACGGTGCAGGAGTTCCAGGAGGTCCTGCAGGAGCACCTGCGGAAGTACGTCGTGGACCCCCAGCTCTCGGTCGACATCCTCAAGTACGAGTCGCAGAAGTTCTACGTGCTCGGCTTCGTGAAGGAGCCGGGCGCGTTCCCGGTCGACGGCAACACGCGGCTGCTCGAGGCGATCGGCCTCGCCAAGGGGGTGCTCCCCGAGGGCGCCATCGACCGCGGCTACTTCGTGCGCGGCCGGTCGCTCCTGCCCATCGACCTCGCGGACCTCCTGCTGCGCGGCGACACCTCGCGCAACGTCTACATGCAGGACGGCGACCTCGTGTACATCCCGAGCGGCAAGGATCAGAAGGTCTACGTGCTCGGCGAGGTGGTGCGGCCGGGCGCGGTGCCGCTCGAGAACGGCCGCCTGAGCCTCGCGCAGGCGATCGCCGAGGTCGGCGGCATCCTGCCGGTCGAGGCGCGGAAGCGGAGCATCAAGCTGATCCGCGGATCGTGGCAGGAGCCGACCGTGTACACGCTCCAGTACGACACCATCCTGGAGACGGGCGACCGGATCATCCTGCGCGCCGGCGACAGGGTCGTGGTGGCGCCGACCGGGCTCACGCAGCTCAGCCGCTACATGCAGCAGATCCTGCCGCTGCTCACCGGCGCCGACACCTCGCTCGACATCGCCGGCAAGTCGAAGGCGCTGGCGGAGTGA
- a CDS encoding capsular biosynthesis protein → MFSLFIRRDGLIDPPPMGGTDAHCHVLPGIDDGPKDEHGSLAIARLLCEMGVHTVVATPHVISDVYPNSTDRIVEAVEKLKRLLSASGLGIEVVAGAEYYAEPELVARIERRDLLAFGEEKYVLFESPVEQEPMILEEIGFRLQSAGYTPLLAHVERYRYLQQDRGRAEQLRQTGFRFQVNHPSFHLPKTSHRGEMARWLYVKGLVDVLGTDMHRATPWDKPSRSAENRVRPRSIFGR, encoded by the coding sequence ATGTTTTCGTTGTTCATTCGGCGTGACGGCCTCATCGATCCCCCGCCCATGGGCGGGACGGACGCGCACTGCCACGTCCTGCCGGGGATCGACGACGGGCCCAAGGACGAGCACGGCTCGCTCGCCATCGCGCGGCTCCTGTGCGAGATGGGCGTCCATACGGTCGTCGCCACGCCGCACGTGATCTCGGACGTCTACCCGAACTCGACCGACAGGATCGTCGAGGCGGTCGAGAAGCTCAAGCGGCTGCTCTCGGCGTCCGGGCTCGGGATCGAGGTGGTGGCCGGCGCGGAGTACTACGCCGAGCCGGAGCTCGTCGCGCGGATCGAGCGCAGGGATCTGCTCGCGTTCGGCGAGGAGAAGTACGTCCTGTTCGAGTCGCCGGTCGAGCAGGAGCCGATGATCCTCGAGGAGATCGGGTTCCGCCTCCAGTCCGCCGGGTACACGCCGCTGCTCGCGCACGTCGAGCGGTACAGGTACCTGCAGCAGGACCGCGGCCGGGCGGAGCAGCTCCGGCAGACCGGGTTCCGCTTCCAGGTGAACCACCCGTCCTTCCACCTGCCCAAGACGAGCCACCGCGGCGAGATGGCGCGCTGGCTGTACGTCAAGGGGCTCGTCGACGTCCTCGGCACGGACATGCACCGCGCCACGCCCTGGGACAAGCCCTCCCGCTCCGCGGAGAACCGCGTCCGCCCGCGCTCGATCTTCGGGCGGTAG
- a CDS encoding sulfatase, translating to MVDARAFLAAVIGVAGLALADGVARFVSGDGGGPTFFAALVALGAALALGAVAGLALCVGLWAATALGPARSLFAGVIARAAASPIRVVAVALAAFLAPLAAAVPLRAHLAPNAPHAAATADLAALAVGWGLASLVVRRFGEGKGRRLGRRTVGWVFAAIAVVGVGVSAAFRPELDVAGVWDLVLLGALVPACCGAALLLPRLERNVRAIVITCAAGLVAGFLALAALDSSDRLREAVGEGWRPASWAMRLAMIATDADRDGFSSRFGGGDCDDRRDDVNPEAIEIPGNGIDENCRDGDSAPVAPWPERPTFVPLPEGAREPRSVILLSVDTFRADHLGVYGYGRPTTPRLQELAAKSVLFERAYSSAPTTHLSLPVLLTGRTIGEIPWDRRTSPYGVLDSVDTLPEILAREKGFHTAVLVTHRFLTPKWGWDQGFAEKDDALLYPESVFRKISTGDKLAARLSRWIERHKDERFFVWAHLMDAHASFLKHPEGPDFGDGVLDRYDSEIWYVDRTIGRIADALERLGIADDTMLVVTGDHGELFGEHGRSGHGSSLYEEVARIPLLVRSPGLGPAVSACVTGNVDVAPTILNLVGVDGGAHGMSGASLVPDAAGAPCPADREITAEIRYGRMSAPDVRGIIGQRWKLVSNVKTGTYKLFDLERDSEETRSVAAEERERFDAMKRRLLAWTDIYADRDLREATAQLTSEGVPAGAERTGVVFENGVELVAIDLGARLVSRDAPAHFQLYFRTKGRVREECVFVFQLADAAGAAVYDARMPFVSGSLPLARWPLGRIVNDGVGVELRGPHKRAKRIEPGSYGARLYLVCDGGRVLAEEGPRDGEGRAALGAVRVGEDEKRRKRDAR from the coding sequence ATGGTCGACGCGCGCGCCTTCCTCGCGGCGGTGATCGGCGTCGCGGGGCTCGCGCTCGCCGACGGCGTCGCCCGGTTCGTCAGCGGGGACGGGGGGGGGCCGACCTTCTTCGCCGCGCTCGTCGCGCTCGGCGCCGCGCTCGCGCTCGGCGCGGTCGCAGGGCTCGCGCTCTGCGTCGGGCTTTGGGCCGCGACCGCGCTCGGCCCCGCGCGCTCCCTCTTCGCCGGCGTGATCGCCCGGGCCGCCGCCTCCCCGATCCGGGTCGTCGCCGTCGCCCTCGCGGCCTTTCTCGCGCCGCTCGCCGCCGCCGTCCCGCTCCGCGCCCACCTCGCGCCTAACGCGCCGCACGCCGCCGCGACCGCGGACCTCGCGGCGCTCGCCGTCGGCTGGGGGCTCGCGTCGCTTGTCGTGCGCCGCTTCGGAGAGGGCAAGGGGCGCAGGCTCGGCCGTCGAACCGTCGGCTGGGTGTTCGCCGCGATCGCCGTAGTCGGCGTCGGCGTCTCGGCGGCCTTCCGCCCGGAGCTCGACGTGGCCGGCGTGTGGGATCTCGTCCTGCTGGGCGCCCTCGTTCCGGCGTGCTGCGGCGCGGCGCTCCTCCTGCCCAGGCTCGAGCGCAACGTCCGCGCGATCGTGATCACCTGCGCGGCGGGCCTCGTCGCCGGGTTCCTCGCCCTCGCGGCGCTCGACTCGAGCGACCGGCTGCGCGAGGCCGTCGGCGAGGGCTGGCGCCCGGCGAGCTGGGCGATGCGGCTCGCCATGATCGCGACGGACGCGGATCGCGACGGCTTCTCGTCGCGGTTCGGCGGCGGCGACTGCGACGACCGCCGGGACGACGTCAACCCCGAGGCGATCGAGATCCCTGGCAACGGGATCGACGAGAACTGCCGCGACGGCGACTCGGCGCCCGTGGCGCCCTGGCCCGAGAGACCCACCTTCGTGCCGCTTCCGGAGGGCGCCCGCGAGCCGCGCTCCGTGATCCTGCTCAGCGTCGACACGTTCCGCGCGGACCACCTCGGGGTCTACGGGTACGGCCGGCCGACCACGCCGCGGCTGCAGGAGCTCGCCGCGAAGTCCGTCCTGTTCGAGAGGGCGTACTCCTCGGCGCCGACGACGCACCTCTCGCTGCCGGTGCTCCTGACCGGCCGCACGATAGGCGAGATCCCCTGGGACCGCCGCACGAGCCCGTACGGCGTGCTCGACTCCGTGGACACGCTCCCCGAGATCCTCGCGCGGGAGAAGGGGTTTCACACCGCGGTGCTCGTGACGCACCGCTTCCTCACGCCGAAGTGGGGCTGGGACCAGGGTTTTGCCGAGAAGGACGACGCGCTCCTCTACCCCGAGTCGGTGTTCCGGAAGATCTCCACGGGCGACAAGCTCGCCGCGCGGCTGTCGCGGTGGATCGAGCGGCACAAGGACGAGCGGTTCTTCGTGTGGGCGCACCTGATGGACGCCCACGCGAGCTTCCTCAAGCACCCCGAGGGCCCGGACTTCGGCGACGGGGTCCTCGATAGGTACGACAGCGAGATCTGGTACGTGGATCGCACGATCGGCCGGATCGCCGACGCGCTCGAGCGGCTCGGGATCGCGGACGACACCATGCTCGTCGTGACCGGCGATCACGGCGAGCTCTTCGGCGAGCACGGGCGGAGCGGCCACGGCTCGAGCCTGTACGAGGAGGTCGCGCGGATCCCGCTGCTCGTCCGCTCGCCGGGGCTCGGCCCCGCGGTCTCCGCCTGCGTCACCGGCAACGTCGACGTGGCGCCGACGATCCTGAACCTCGTCGGCGTGGACGGCGGCGCGCACGGGATGTCCGGCGCCTCGCTCGTCCCGGACGCCGCGGGCGCACCCTGCCCGGCGGACCGGGAGATCACGGCGGAGATCCGGTACGGGCGCATGAGCGCGCCGGACGTGCGGGGGATCATCGGGCAGCGCTGGAAGCTCGTGTCGAACGTCAAGACCGGCACCTACAAGCTCTTCGACCTCGAGCGCGATTCCGAGGAGACGCGGAGCGTCGCCGCCGAGGAGCGGGAGCGGTTCGACGCCATGAAGCGGCGCCTCCTCGCCTGGACCGACATCTACGCGGATCGGGATCTGCGTGAGGCGACGGCGCAGCTGACGTCGGAGGGCGTGCCCGCGGGCGCGGAGCGGACGGGCGTCGTGTTCGAGAACGGCGTGGAGCTCGTGGCGATCGACCTCGGCGCGCGGCTCGTCAGCCGGGACGCGCCGGCGCACTTCCAGCTCTACTTCCGGACGAAGGGGAGGGTGCGGGAGGAGTGCGTGTTCGTCTTCCAGCTCGCCGACGCGGCCGGCGCCGCCGTGTACGACGCGCGCATGCCGTTCGTGAGCGGCTCGCTGCCTTTGGCGAGGTGGCCGCTCGGCCGCATCGTCAACGACGGGGTCGGCGTCGAGCTGCGCGGCCCGCACAAGCGCGCGAAGCGGATCGAGCCGGGGAGCTACGGCGCGCGGCTCTACCTCGTGTGCGACGGGGGCCGCGTCCTCGCGGAGGAGGGCCCGCGCGACGGCGAGGGGCGGGCGGCGCTCGGCGCGGTCCGCGTGGGCGAGGACGAGAAGCGGAGGAAGCGCGATGCGCGGTGA